In a genomic window of Sulfurisphaera tokodaii str. 7:
- a CDS encoding nucleotidyltransferase domain-containing protein: protein MKLIILFGSRARGDYTENSDYDVLVVGDEIPEDPRRVSDDLYLQIVRMFPGEVDPVFMNTNVFLKKLNEGIPFVLQIIEEGKLIEKDEEFWRQVMEIYNKVRPLWDRKGNTWIRKSS from the coding sequence ATGAAATTGATAATCCTTTTTGGTTCTAGGGCTAGAGGTGATTACACTGAGAACAGTGATTATGACGTATTAGTAGTTGGTGATGAAATACCTGAGGATCCTAGGAGAGTTTCCGATGATCTTTATCTTCAAATAGTGAGAATGTTTCCTGGCGAAGTTGACCCAGTCTTCATGAATACCAATGTATTTCTTAAGAAGCTAAACGAGGGAATTCCATTCGTTCTTCAAATTATTGAAGAAGGGAAACTAATTGAGAAGGATGAAGAATTCTGGAGGCAAGTTATGGAAATATACAACAAGGTAAGGCCATTATGGGATAGAAAAGGAAATACGTGGATAAGAAAATCATCTTAG
- a CDS encoding DUF929 domain-containing protein, protein MKIKNVIILSAVTFFILLLILPYLLQPFEVPLNTFFKVSNTDYTEGNFTCIVFVSWYGCPYGAADSWILYAFLSHYGKISFNISYSDPNDIYPNTPAIIFLNFTSKAFIHFKFLYLYNRYLNATANGTIVNNFVNYGLEIIKTEFPQFYPYVKEYITEKWASGSFFQPVAYMGNPSHIPTFVIISDQKGTYMLIGHIVSPSYFSEYNATYLLKNYNNLSFIQEGVSILDEYIN, encoded by the coding sequence GTGAAAATAAAAAATGTAATTATTCTATCAGCAGTAACATTTTTTATCTTACTCTTAATTCTTCCATATCTACTTCAACCTTTTGAAGTACCTCTTAATACTTTCTTTAAAGTGAGCAATACAGATTATACAGAAGGTAATTTCACTTGCATTGTTTTTGTTAGCTGGTACGGTTGTCCTTATGGTGCTGCGGATAGTTGGATACTCTATGCTTTTTTATCTCATTATGGCAAAATTTCTTTTAACATTTCATATTCAGATCCAAACGATATTTATCCTAATACTCCAGCAATAATTTTCTTAAACTTTACTTCAAAAGCATTTATTCACTTCAAGTTCCTATATCTTTATAACCGTTACCTTAATGCTACTGCTAACGGAACTATAGTAAATAATTTCGTAAATTATGGTCTTGAAATAATAAAAACAGAGTTTCCACAATTCTATCCTTATGTAAAAGAATACATAACTGAAAAATGGGCCTCTGGAAGTTTCTTTCAACCAGTAGCTTATATGGGAAATCCATCCCATATTCCAACTTTTGTAATTATTAGTGATCAAAAAGGGACATATATGCTAATAGGACACATTGTAAGTCCTAGCTATTTCTCTGAATATAATGCAACTTATTTGCTTAAGAACTATAATAACTTATCATTTATCCAGGAGGGAGTTAGTATACTAGATGAGTATATAAATTAA
- a CDS encoding PIN domain-containing protein — MESKRVCLDTDILIDSFKRDPRKIIGYYTTCVNLYEFLRGLAFIGKNVDEFKVWVEANLNVLCIDNSSLKIASRIYADLRKKGNLVEDPDLLIASICIANNLVLRTNNKKHFRRLEEYGLRLM; from the coding sequence TTGGAAAGTAAGAGAGTTTGCTTAGATACTGATATACTTATTGATTCTTTTAAGAGGGACCCTAGAAAGATTATAGGTTATTATACTACATGTGTTAATCTTTATGAGTTCTTAAGGGGATTGGCATTTATAGGGAAAAATGTAGACGAGTTTAAGGTTTGGGTTGAGGCTAATCTAAACGTGCTGTGTATAGATAATAGTTCTTTAAAAATAGCCTCAAGAATTTATGCGGATCTAAGAAAAAAAGGAAATTTAGTAGAAGACCCAGATCTACTCATAGCTTCCATATGTATAGCAAATAATCTTGTTTTAAGAACAAATAACAAAAAACATTTTAGAAGATTAGAAGAATACGGGCTTAGACTCATGTAA
- a CDS encoding TenA family protein, whose product MMRLSEFLRENSPWEEYVNHEFVKEMIEGTLPQKKFRYYLLQDAKYVEEMLRALLRASALAPLDKSLKLLHVILSSRDKGTEVNNYLYSRLGITQDEIRRTKMNDVNYAYTRHLNYWAERSWELFLVAWTPCMWGYFEIGKKVVNSTSELYKAWASFYSSDDYKKRVDIILENLDSIEVDKDLASEIFNRSVKYEIQFWDSALTI is encoded by the coding sequence ATGATGAGGCTTTCAGAATTCTTAAGGGAAAACTCACCTTGGGAGGAATATGTTAACCATGAATTTGTAAAAGAAATGATTGAAGGGACACTTCCGCAGAAAAAATTCAGATATTATTTACTGCAAGATGCTAAATATGTTGAAGAAATGTTAAGAGCTCTACTTAGGGCTTCTGCTCTAGCTCCTCTAGATAAATCATTGAAATTATTACATGTAATTTTATCAAGTAGAGATAAAGGAACGGAAGTTAATAATTATCTTTACTCAAGACTTGGGATAACTCAAGATGAGATTAGAAGGACTAAAATGAATGATGTAAATTATGCTTATACTAGGCATTTAAACTATTGGGCAGAAAGAAGTTGGGAATTGTTTCTAGTTGCATGGACTCCTTGCATGTGGGGTTATTTCGAGATAGGTAAAAAAGTAGTAAATTCTACTAGCGAACTGTATAAAGCCTGGGCTTCTTTCTATTCCTCAGATGATTACAAAAAGAGAGTTGATATAATATTAGAAAACCTAGACTCAATTGAAGTAGATAAGGATTTAGCCTCAGAAATATTTAACAGAAGTGTAAAGTATGAAATACAATTTTGGGATTCAGCATTAACGATTTAA
- a CDS encoding DUF4898 domain-containing protein yields the protein MINLDSYVEANIKDMIKIVGCNECYLYKFNLILDYSKFLSFIISDKKTLAIIFPSGRSDREVLISMSKNIARSKNISLYAFLSDLLREDSFIICYRR from the coding sequence ATGATTAACCTAGACAGTTATGTTGAAGCAAACATTAAGGACATGATTAAAATAGTTGGTTGTAATGAATGTTATTTATATAAATTTAATTTAATTTTGGATTATTCAAAATTTTTAAGTTTTATTATCTCTGATAAAAAGACTTTAGCTATTATTTTCCCTTCTGGTAGAAGTGATCGTGAAGTGCTTATATCGATGTCTAAAAATATCGCAAGAAGCAAGAATATATCATTATATGCTTTTCTAAGCGATCTATTAAGAGAAGACAGTTTCATAATCTGTTATAGGAGATAA
- a CDS encoding MFS transporter gives MRLSWTSVLVSGMGVFTDGYNLYSLSLTIYLISNYISLNSVTEGILVAGSYFGAGIAALLFGILSDFKGRKRMYGIDVTLMSIGAIAQAISQNYVELFVSRLLLGMGIGADYVLSPIIVAENAEAKNRGKLMVITFAVLWGLGAVFAAFVDQISSIFLPSSLVWRVVLGVGAIPAISVIMARRKLTETLQFLTKVKPDENELQKIKTNYGLLLGINVDKEKFINRLKASLPFIIVASVLWLLYDIYSSTFAIYGPIVIASNLGLTPITFTYVAQFFAGIPGQLLCIYLIDKVGRKILITIGYAGVALWLVMYSLLLLDPYLFGFKPMKELVGEAALLGFSFYMLNYFFSAIGPASIIGSAMVTPELTYTKVRGTGQAISVAVDRFASATVISLFPSLVNIVGLGAMVGVYAGIAFLSSLITMLFVPETKGKELDEVVKSSLKYGK, from the coding sequence ATGAGACTCAGCTGGACATCAGTTTTAGTTTCTGGTATGGGAGTATTTACGGATGGTTATAATCTTTACTCCCTTTCTTTGACAATATACTTAATATCAAATTATATATCACTAAACTCAGTTACTGAAGGAATATTAGTTGCTGGGTCGTATTTTGGTGCCGGTATAGCTGCATTACTCTTTGGAATTCTCTCTGATTTTAAAGGAAGGAAAAGAATGTATGGAATAGACGTTACATTAATGAGTATAGGTGCTATTGCTCAAGCTATATCTCAAAACTATGTTGAATTGTTTGTTTCACGTCTGCTATTAGGAATGGGCATTGGCGCAGATTATGTATTATCACCGATAATCGTTGCTGAAAACGCTGAGGCTAAAAATAGGGGTAAACTAATGGTCATAACTTTCGCCGTGTTATGGGGTTTGGGAGCAGTATTTGCAGCTTTTGTAGATCAAATTTCCTCGATTTTCCTACCTTCAAGTTTAGTTTGGAGGGTTGTATTAGGAGTTGGGGCTATTCCAGCAATTTCAGTAATAATGGCAAGAAGAAAACTCACAGAAACCTTACAATTTCTAACGAAAGTTAAACCAGATGAAAATGAATTACAGAAAATTAAAACTAACTACGGCTTGCTTTTAGGAATAAATGTAGATAAGGAGAAGTTTATAAATAGACTAAAGGCATCTTTACCATTTATTATTGTTGCTTCAGTCCTATGGTTACTATATGATATTTACTCTTCAACATTCGCAATTTACGGACCTATTGTAATCGCATCAAACTTAGGTTTAACACCAATAACCTTCACTTATGTTGCACAATTCTTTGCTGGAATACCGGGGCAGTTACTTTGTATTTACCTTATTGATAAAGTAGGAAGGAAGATATTGATAACAATTGGTTATGCTGGAGTTGCTTTATGGTTAGTCATGTATTCACTTTTACTATTAGATCCCTACTTATTCGGATTTAAGCCAATGAAAGAATTAGTTGGAGAAGCTGCACTTTTAGGCTTTTCATTTTACATGTTAAACTACTTCTTCTCTGCGATAGGACCAGCTTCAATAATTGGTTCAGCTATGGTAACTCCAGAGTTAACTTATACGAAAGTTAGAGGAACTGGACAGGCAATAAGCGTTGCTGTTGATAGATTTGCTTCAGCTACTGTAATTTCCTTATTCCCATCGTTAGTCAATATTGTAGGCCTAGGTGCAATGGTAGGTGTTTATGCTGGTATCGCGTTTTTATCTAGTTTAATAACAATGTTATTTGTACCAGAAACTAAAGGAAAAGAACTTGATGAAGTTGTAAAATCTTCATTGAAATATGGCAAATAA
- a CDS encoding dihydrolipoyl dehydrogenase, protein MKYDVTVIGAGGGGYPGAFRLAKSGYNVLMADPKGELGGNCLYSGCVPSKTVREMAQLIWRTSRVLKQEIKVNFERIQAHKDFVQETRFKQHKRELSEYNSITFYKGVIKIKDPNHVIVKTEDKEIEAETRYIIIASGSEPFKPQFPGSEYCITSDDLYSYKTPLRKLPQDMVIIGGGYIAIETASIFNILGVKTHLLVRGDRVLRGFEDEIVNTLLPILKLDIIYNAPVLEIKKIKEDEFEVIYSSKDGAKKSIRTNLVLLATGRKPVLPEGIENTGIALDKRGYIVVDNAMRTNLPNVFATGDVNGKAPYFHAAVRMSIAAAYNIMANGSPIDYVDYKSIPVTIYSVPSASYVGIMPSEAKRMGIEIMEATYNMEDEVMAQMYDEREGMLKLIFEKGSLRLIGAWMVGVHSQYLINELGQAVLHGLTAKQLASFADQHPSTNEIIAYAARKVL, encoded by the coding sequence ATGAAATATGATGTAACTGTTATTGGTGCTGGAGGCGGAGGTTACCCTGGTGCATTCAGATTAGCTAAATCTGGATATAATGTATTAATGGCTGACCCTAAAGGAGAATTAGGGGGAAATTGTCTTTATAGTGGCTGTGTCCCATCAAAGACAGTAAGAGAAATGGCACAATTAATTTGGAGAACAAGTAGAGTATTAAAGCAAGAAATTAAAGTGAATTTTGAAAGAATACAAGCTCATAAAGATTTTGTTCAAGAGACAAGATTTAAACAACATAAAAGAGAACTTTCTGAGTATAATAGTATAACATTTTATAAAGGAGTAATTAAGATAAAAGATCCAAATCATGTAATTGTAAAGACTGAAGATAAAGAAATAGAAGCAGAAACACGTTATATAATTATTGCCTCAGGTAGTGAACCGTTTAAACCACAATTCCCTGGAAGTGAGTATTGCATAACAAGTGATGATTTATATAGTTATAAAACTCCACTAAGAAAATTACCACAAGATATGGTTATAATTGGTGGTGGATATATTGCTATTGAAACAGCCTCAATCTTTAATATTTTAGGTGTTAAAACTCATTTGTTAGTTAGAGGTGATAGGGTTCTAAGAGGCTTTGAAGACGAAATAGTTAATACCCTGTTACCCATTTTAAAACTCGATATAATTTATAACGCACCGGTTCTTGAAATAAAGAAAATTAAGGAAGATGAATTTGAAGTCATATATAGTAGTAAAGATGGTGCAAAGAAAAGTATTAGAACAAATTTGGTCCTACTAGCTACTGGCAGAAAACCAGTATTGCCAGAAGGGATAGAAAACACTGGAATTGCTTTAGATAAAAGAGGATATATAGTTGTAGATAATGCAATGAGGACTAATCTTCCAAACGTTTTTGCTACTGGTGACGTTAATGGTAAAGCACCGTACTTTCATGCGGCAGTCAGAATGAGCATTGCCGCAGCTTATAACATTATGGCAAACGGTTCTCCTATAGACTATGTAGATTACAAAAGCATACCAGTTACAATTTATTCAGTTCCTTCAGCTTCTTATGTAGGAATAATGCCAAGTGAGGCTAAAAGAATGGGAATAGAGATTATGGAGGCAACATATAATATGGAAGATGAAGTCATGGCACAAATGTATGATGAAAGAGAAGGTATGTTAAAACTAATCTTTGAAAAAGGTAGCCTAAGATTAATAGGTGCTTGGATGGTTGGTGTACATTCTCAATATTTAATTAATGAACTTGGACAAGCGGTACTTCATGGTTTAACTGCAAAACAGTTAGCAAGTTTTGCAGACCAACACCCTTCAACAAATGAGATTATTGCATATGCTGCAAGAAAAGTGTTATAA
- a CDS encoding HEPN domain-containing protein: MKRVEDWIKQAERDLEEARYAKSGGYYELACFLSQQCAEKAVKGLLQFQGIEKRGHSISHLLTNPPADILQCATFLDKQYTPSRYPDVYYEGAPYEYYTERDADECINCAIRILNWVKGQIK, encoded by the coding sequence GTGAAAAGAGTAGAGGATTGGATAAAGCAAGCAGAGAGAGACTTAGAAGAAGCTCGTTATGCAAAATCTGGAGGATACTATGAGCTTGCATGCTTTCTTTCTCAGCAATGTGCAGAAAAAGCAGTTAAAGGTTTATTGCAGTTTCAAGGTATCGAAAAAAGAGGCCATTCGATATCTCACTTATTAACAAATCCGCCCGCAGATATTTTACAATGTGCGACCTTTCTCGATAAGCAATACACTCCTTCACGTTATCCGGATGTTTACTATGAGGGAGCACCATACGAATATTACACCGAGAGAGACGCAGATGAATGCATAAATTGTGCGATTAGAATACTTAATTGGGTAAAGGGACAAATAAAATGA
- a CDS encoding RsmB/NOP family class I SAM-dependent RNA methyltransferase yields MKKHNDFSDMNRKIEAFSLAIDLIKKMKIQPEKAFDISFRKLKLKDNRETLYQEFLRVIKNYYYYSELYPDKEIEEIITYSLKEDKIALPQWVKERLSYIKLDDFSKLFHKKTWIRVNTLKVNVKEAISSLMKKGFELVRDDFDFLFQVTRFPFRISKTEEFQKGEIVIQDKASVYVVTVLDPKPYERILEVGSAPGMKTSLIQQLTNNKAYVIALDISEKRIQVQRELMEKMGVENYELIVADGENLPIKEVDKILIDAPCSNSGTINADPSVFLRLNKNDVIKLSRLQKEILREASKLRKPVVYSTCSLFPEEGEKIVEKYSDYLVKLTNDPTHYGYMRSKVWLRVMRFYPHIHGTEGFFISKLDFSK; encoded by the coding sequence ATGAAAAAACACAATGATTTTTCCGATATGAACAGAAAAATAGAAGCTTTTTCTCTTGCTATAGATCTTATCAAGAAAATGAAAATTCAGCCTGAAAAAGCATTTGATATTTCTTTTAGAAAACTGAAACTAAAAGATAATAGAGAAACTTTGTATCAGGAATTTTTGCGAGTGATTAAAAATTATTACTACTATTCAGAGCTATATCCTGATAAAGAAATAGAAGAGATTATTACATATTCACTTAAAGAAGACAAGATAGCATTACCACAATGGGTTAAGGAAAGATTGTCCTACATAAAATTGGATGATTTCTCGAAACTTTTTCACAAAAAAACCTGGATTAGGGTTAATACTTTAAAAGTTAATGTTAAAGAGGCCATTAGTTCGTTAATGAAAAAAGGCTTTGAACTAGTAAGAGACGACTTTGACTTTCTATTTCAAGTAACTCGTTTCCCTTTTAGAATATCTAAGACGGAAGAGTTTCAGAAAGGCGAAATTGTAATACAAGATAAGGCTAGCGTTTATGTTGTTACAGTACTTGATCCTAAACCTTATGAAAGAATTTTAGAAGTAGGTAGTGCCCCGGGAATGAAGACTTCTTTAATACAACAGTTAACTAATAATAAAGCTTATGTCATAGCCCTAGATATTTCTGAAAAAAGGATACAAGTTCAAAGGGAACTAATGGAAAAGATGGGCGTAGAAAATTATGAGCTAATCGTGGCTGATGGAGAAAATTTACCAATAAAAGAAGTTGACAAAATCCTTATTGATGCTCCTTGTAGTAACAGTGGTACTATAAACGCTGATCCAAGCGTTTTCTTAAGATTAAACAAGAATGATGTGATTAAACTTTCGAGATTACAAAAGGAAATTCTAAGAGAAGCTTCAAAGTTGCGTAAACCAGTAGTGTACTCAACATGTTCTCTATTCCCAGAAGAAGGAGAAAAAATAGTAGAGAAATATTCAGATTATTTAGTTAAGCTTACTAATGATCCTACACATTACGGTTATATGAGAAGTAAAGTTTGGTTAAGGGTAATGAGATTTTATCCTCATATTCATGGTACTGAAGGATTTTTTATATCTAAATTAGATTTTTCTAAATGA
- a CDS encoding serine/threonine-protein kinase produces the protein MNRELLATSILATAGTFVIYIISPGFLLSSPLLLLGLIFSYIGSFYRYVTPVTFLLSLIPLFFIKSTYALIGIAIGILGILIPWVWELIILIGYIIFLLLPNLVTNIGIQPIIFSYAIYSTLAFANIRAITGKGYPAVVKIEGLTTCYAEVNGVFTTINRIVRGKKRVEIRLCPQYFNGTYYVPDTATITAKEGQVKVVKFSATNNLPIDKFPHCFSYFYAKGLPMNASWSIIINNVEYTSKDSNSPIIVPMPNVLEVMWNAKDIIIGNVIFRPLTYSGIAKRGEKIIIEYNSYVAQQQVALASQQQKNLPPLDKWDPNLWIGKELYGYRVVSVIGSGGSGYVLKAEKDNVFYAVKVFSLSQLSRAQLTISASSSFDEMFKESETLKQLSRNPKFVTILGFYIDSNNIKSALKGDVNTYYNYPPAIVMEFMEGGTAKDLLTTSIIYSTYWPLIVKEIIKEIAYALDFLHSKGFVHLDVKPENIFFSRNLGNNPEEIYKNISSSIKLGDLGSAVRIGERFYQATPSYSPPEQIEAIITGKGADPKMDIFALGMTAYVLLTGKNDNPISDNLNKAIDAYMAGNVGEALKLIQNAKQILSSWRPILPQNTPSELTRVIVYSININPLSRPSAKQIVDLLK, from the coding sequence ATGAATAGGGAATTACTTGCTACATCTATTTTAGCTACAGCTGGTACTTTTGTTATATACATAATTTCTCCCGGTTTTCTCCTTTCATCCCCCTTACTCCTTCTAGGTCTTATATTTTCCTATATTGGTTCCTTTTATAGATACGTAACTCCAGTTACATTCTTACTTTCTCTAATCCCTTTATTCTTCATTAAATCTACTTATGCACTCATTGGTATTGCTATAGGAATTCTAGGTATACTAATTCCTTGGGTATGGGAGTTAATCATACTAATTGGTTATATAATATTTCTTTTACTCCCTAATTTAGTGACAAATATTGGTATACAACCTATAATATTCTCTTACGCAATTTACTCAACTCTTGCTTTTGCAAATATTAGGGCGATCACTGGAAAAGGATATCCTGCAGTTGTAAAAATTGAAGGTTTAACTACTTGCTATGCAGAAGTTAACGGTGTATTTACAACTATTAATCGTATTGTAAGGGGTAAGAAAAGAGTGGAGATAAGACTATGTCCTCAGTACTTTAACGGCACATATTATGTACCAGATACTGCAACAATAACAGCTAAAGAAGGACAAGTTAAAGTGGTAAAGTTCTCAGCTACTAACAACTTACCAATAGATAAATTTCCTCATTGTTTCTCTTACTTTTATGCTAAAGGTTTACCAATGAATGCTTCATGGTCTATAATTATTAACAATGTAGAGTATACTTCTAAAGATTCTAACTCACCAATAATAGTTCCAATGCCAAATGTCTTAGAAGTTATGTGGAATGCAAAAGATATAATAATAGGTAATGTCATCTTTAGGCCTTTAACTTATTCGGGAATCGCAAAAAGAGGAGAGAAGATTATTATCGAGTATAATAGTTATGTTGCACAACAACAAGTTGCTTTAGCATCTCAACAACAAAAGAATTTACCACCTCTAGATAAGTGGGATCCTAATTTGTGGATCGGAAAAGAACTTTATGGATACAGAGTAGTTTCAGTCATCGGTTCTGGTGGTAGTGGTTATGTTCTAAAAGCTGAGAAAGATAATGTGTTTTACGCAGTAAAAGTTTTCTCCCTATCCCAATTATCGCGCGCACAACTCACTATATCCGCTTCTTCAAGCTTTGATGAGATGTTTAAAGAGTCTGAGACGTTAAAGCAACTATCAAGAAACCCAAAGTTTGTAACAATTTTAGGCTTTTACATAGATTCAAATAATATTAAATCAGCATTGAAGGGAGATGTTAATACATATTACAACTATCCACCCGCAATAGTAATGGAGTTTATGGAAGGAGGTACAGCAAAGGACTTATTAACAACATCAATTATATATTCCACTTATTGGCCTCTTATTGTTAAAGAGATTATCAAAGAAATTGCATACGCCCTGGACTTTCTCCATTCAAAAGGGTTCGTGCATCTTGATGTAAAACCAGAAAATATCTTCTTTTCTAGAAATTTAGGAAATAATCCGGAAGAAATATACAAAAATATTTCTAGTTCAATAAAATTAGGTGATTTAGGTTCTGCTGTAAGAATAGGTGAAAGATTTTATCAAGCTACTCCTTCTTATTCTCCCCCAGAGCAGATAGAAGCTATAATTACTGGTAAGGGTGCAGATCCGAAAATGGATATCTTTGCACTAGGAATGACAGCTTATGTCCTACTCACTGGAAAAAATGATAATCCGATTTCTGACAATCTAAATAAAGCTATTGATGCATATATGGCTGGGAATGTTGGAGAGGCATTAAAACTTATACAGAATGCAAAACAAATACTATCTTCTTGGAGACCTATATTACCGCAAAATACACCAAGCGAACTTACTAGAGTGATAGTATATAGTATAAACATTAATCCATTAAGTAGACCTTCGGCAAAACAAATAGTCGACTTACTTAAGTAA
- a CDS encoding methyltransferase domain-containing protein, giving the protein MTSDPEKDVSKIFELIEWPEDIDSEIGKKRFEAAINLFRDFTFSAKKYIILEVAGGTGIGGIALAKSLIDRNFEVSKLIITDLREKALEKAKEFSRKELGFEAETHVLDAREIHKLGVKADVVLMYGNSHPHFSTLDMIKFLSSASLSLKEDGILLIQGMNMLLDIINKGYKQVLPEKVTDNKVLISLHVSYDEIRGTFRRIYIDLISGNRAIVDLKFWDFAEILGLCKIFFREVSLKKIDSYRGIVICKYPRIVIKPEEIE; this is encoded by the coding sequence ATGACCTCTGATCCTGAAAAAGACGTATCTAAAATCTTTGAGCTAATAGAATGGCCAGAAGATATTGATAGTGAGATAGGCAAGAAGAGATTTGAAGCTGCTATAAATCTTTTCAGAGATTTTACTTTCTCAGCAAAAAAGTATATAATTTTAGAAGTAGCTGGAGGAACAGGCATAGGTGGTATTGCACTAGCAAAGTCGTTAATAGATAGAAATTTTGAGGTAAGTAAGTTAATTATTACAGATTTAAGAGAAAAAGCATTAGAGAAAGCAAAAGAGTTCTCGAGAAAGGAATTGGGTTTTGAAGCTGAAACCCATGTACTAGATGCAAGAGAAATTCATAAGCTGGGAGTAAAGGCTGATGTAGTTTTAATGTATGGTAATTCCCATCCACACTTTTCAACTTTAGATATGATTAAGTTCCTCTCCTCTGCGTCTCTAAGTCTAAAAGAGGACGGAATTTTATTAATCCAAGGTATGAATATGCTTTTAGATATTATTAACAAGGGGTATAAGCAAGTTTTGCCAGAAAAGGTAACTGATAATAAGGTGTTGATTTCATTACATGTAAGTTATGATGAGATTAGGGGAACATTTAGAAGAATTTATATAGACTTAATTAGCGGGAATAGAGCTATTGTAGACTTAAAGTTCTGGGATTTTGCTGAAATTTTAGGATTATGTAAGATTTTCTTCAGAGAAGTTTCTTTGAAGAAAATAGATTCGTATAGAGGGATTGTAATTTGTAAATATCCTAGAATAGTTATAAAACCTGAAGAGATAGAATAG